AACTGGTCTTCGACGATACGGTCGCCGAGCTGTACCTCGGCCCCACGCTGGCGGCGCGCCTTCGTGAGCGCTTCGCCCGCGACGAAATCCGGCTGGGAGAACAGTGACGATGCCTGGCATGCGCGACGTGGCGCGAGCGGGAGGCCTGCGATGAGCGGCTACAAGACGGGGCTCAGCCAGAGCACGTCGATGCGGCAGGAGATGAAGGTCAATCCACGCCTCTACCAGGCGATGGACCTTCTCTACATGCCCCTGCTCGACCTGCAGCAGCACTTGCAGCAGGAGCTGCTGATCAACCCGTTCCTGGAGCTCGTCCCGGAAGACGAGGACAGCGCGGAAGGGGAGGAGGCCATCGAGGTCGCGACGCCGGAGGAGCAAAAGGCCGACAACACCGATGAGATGGACTGGCAGAAGATCCTCGAGGACGGCTTCGAGACCGGGGGCCGCAAGGAGGAATTCGAGGAGCGCGAGTACATCGAGCCGGTGACGGTGATGGCGCGCGACCTCACGGACCACCTGCGCGACCAGGTCCAGATGCTCGAGCTCGATCCCCGGCAGGAATTCCTCGCGGATGAGTTCGTTGGCAACATCAACGAGGATGGCTACCTCGGCTGTGAGCTTGGCGACATCCTCACCGGCGTCAACAGTGCCGTCCGCAAGGCCGCAGAAGCCGTCGGCCGCGACGATGCCGAGCTGCCCTGGTTCACCATCGAGGAAGTCGAGGCGATGCTGCCGATCATCCAGCAGCTCGACCCGCCGGGCGTCGGCGCGAGGAACCTGCGCGAATGCCTCCTCCTCCAGCTGGCCATGGAGGACAAGGCCGGCAGTGTGGCCTACGCCCTCGTGCGTGACGGCTTCGACGAGCTGATCGGCCACCGGTGGAGCGAGCTCGCCAAGCGCTTCGGCATCCCGGTGTCGGAGGTGCAGGACGTGGCCGACCAGATCGCGAAGCTCGACCCCAAGCCGGGCCTCAAGTTCGCGCCGGACAACGAGCACTACATCATCCCCGACCTCGTCGTCGACAAGGTGGACGGCCGCTACGTCGTCTACCTCAACGACGGCAACCTGCCGCGCCTGAAGCTCAGCCGCACCTACCAGGACATCGCCCGCGACAAGAAGAAGTACGACGCCGAGAGCAAGGACTTCATCGCCAACAAGATGAATTCCGCGCACTGGATGATCCAGGCGATCGAGCAGCGCCGCCAGACCATGCTCAAGGTCATGAACTACATCGTCGAGCGGCAGCGCGACTACTTCGAGAAGGGCGTCCAGTACCTCAAGCCGCTGACCCTCCGCGAGGTGGCCGAGGTCATCGGGATGCACGAGTCGACCGTGAGCCGCGTCACCAACGAGAAGTTCGTGCAGACGCCGCGGGGCGTGCTGCCGCTCAAGTTCTTCTTCTCCTCGGGGCTCAGCACCACCGGAGGGGAGGACGTCTCGGCACGCGGCATCAAGGACCAGATCCAGAAGCTGGTGGAAGGCGAGGATCCGAAGAACCCGCTCACCGACCAGGCCATCGTCGCCATCCTGCAGGACC
The genomic region above belongs to Gemmatimonadaceae bacterium and contains:
- the rpoN gene encoding RNA polymerase factor sigma-54: MSGYKTGLSQSTSMRQEMKVNPRLYQAMDLLYMPLLDLQQHLQQELLINPFLELVPEDEDSAEGEEAIEVATPEEQKADNTDEMDWQKILEDGFETGGRKEEFEEREYIEPVTVMARDLTDHLRDQVQMLELDPRQEFLADEFVGNINEDGYLGCELGDILTGVNSAVRKAAEAVGRDDAELPWFTIEEVEAMLPIIQQLDPPGVGARNLRECLLLQLAMEDKAGSVAYALVRDGFDELIGHRWSELAKRFGIPVSEVQDVADQIAKLDPKPGLKFAPDNEHYIIPDLVVDKVDGRYVVYLNDGNLPRLKLSRTYQDIARDKKKYDAESKDFIANKMNSAHWMIQAIEQRRQTMLKVMNYIVERQRDYFEKGVQYLKPLTLREVAEVIGMHESTVSRVTNEKFVQTPRGVLPLKFFFSSGLSTTGGEDVSARGIKDQIQKLVEGEDPKNPLTDQAIVAILQD